Proteins encoded by one window of Sulfurospirillum barnesii SES-3:
- the ldhH gene encoding L-lactate dehydrogenase (quinone) large subunit LdhH, giving the protein MKQELSASIHKALENQNLAGILDRWNYPATRAKAFEGVDFEALRSKIADIKGDAAGRLDELANTFKKNAEANGIKVFIAKSAEEARQYIANLCKEKGVKKIVKSKSMATEEIHLNHFLDEFGIQSDETDLGEWICQLAHQTPSHMVMPALHLTKEEISDLFAEETKQPLDNNIQKLVKVARAAIREKFFEADMGISGANIAIAETGSIVICTNEGNARLVTTLPKVHVALVGLEKLVPNYTDAAPILAALPRNATSQLMTSYASFISAPTLNDDGTMKEVHIVLMDNNRLKMAEDPKFKEALQCIRCAACLNVCPVYRLVTGHVFGDIYTGGIGTILTAWFNELKSAEDIQALCIGCDKCKEICAAKIDIPGLILEIRRRAATKEGLPFIYKSALQVINNRKVFHTMLRAASVVQKPFVKEGFIRHLPMFLSGLSEYRSLPSVAPVPFRDLFKTIKQPKCDQKAAFYAGCALDFVYPDAGVAIVKILNKAGIEVLFPEEQSCCGIPHWGSGSFDMAADAAERNILPLLEGNPDYVVVSCASCTTALKKEWAKILKDQHRESLIPEANKVASKTYMFTELVDKLIKEKRLTPKEGMELHTLTYHDSCHAKRHVGLSKEPRDALSAAGYEIKEMNECDTCCGMGGSYTIKQPEISMQMLKRKLENIEATGAEFVSAECPGCLIQLRGGLDKSGSKIKAIHPAELMVDKFK; this is encoded by the coding sequence ATGAAACAAGAACTATCAGCATCTATCCATAAAGCCCTTGAAAATCAAAACCTTGCAGGTATTTTAGACAGGTGGAATTATCCAGCGACACGTGCCAAAGCGTTTGAAGGGGTTGATTTTGAGGCACTGCGTTCGAAAATCGCAGATATCAAAGGTGATGCGGCGGGTCGTTTAGACGAACTTGCCAATACTTTTAAGAAAAATGCGGAAGCCAATGGTATTAAAGTCTTTATCGCCAAAAGTGCGGAAGAAGCACGCCAATACATCGCCAATCTTTGCAAAGAAAAAGGTGTCAAAAAAATCGTCAAATCCAAATCCATGGCAACGGAGGAGATTCATCTTAACCATTTCCTCGATGAATTTGGCATCCAATCGGACGAAACGGATTTGGGTGAGTGGATCTGCCAACTTGCACACCAAACGCCTTCCCATATGGTTATGCCAGCCCTTCACTTAACGAAGGAAGAGATTTCAGACCTGTTTGCCGAAGAGACCAAACAACCTTTGGATAATAACATCCAAAAGTTGGTTAAAGTCGCACGTGCAGCGATTCGTGAGAAATTTTTTGAAGCCGATATGGGTATTTCGGGTGCAAACATTGCTATTGCCGAAACAGGTTCCATCGTCATCTGTACCAATGAGGGCAATGCTCGCCTTGTTACAACGCTTCCAAAGGTGCATGTCGCCTTAGTGGGTCTTGAAAAACTCGTGCCCAACTACACAGACGCAGCACCTATTTTAGCCGCCCTGCCTCGCAATGCAACCAGTCAGCTCATGACGAGTTACGCATCGTTTATCTCAGCACCCACGCTCAACGATGATGGGACGATGAAAGAGGTACATATCGTTTTAATGGACAACAACCGCCTAAAGATGGCAGAAGATCCGAAATTTAAAGAAGCGCTTCAGTGCATTCGCTGTGCCGCCTGTCTCAATGTATGTCCTGTGTATCGTCTGGTGACGGGACATGTCTTTGGTGACATCTACACGGGTGGTATCGGTACGATTTTAACGGCGTGGTTTAATGAGCTTAAATCCGCTGAAGATATTCAAGCACTCTGCATTGGATGTGATAAATGCAAAGAGATATGTGCCGCCAAAATCGACATCCCAGGGCTTATCTTAGAGATTCGTCGTCGTGCTGCAACCAAAGAGGGTTTGCCATTTATCTATAAAAGTGCGCTTCAAGTCATCAATAACCGCAAAGTTTTCCACACGATGTTGCGTGCGGCTTCTGTGGTGCAAAAGCCTTTTGTCAAAGAAGGGTTCATCCGTCATCTTCCTATGTTCCTCTCAGGCTTGTCGGAGTATCGAAGTTTGCCTTCCGTCGCTCCTGTGCCGTTTCGTGATCTTTTCAAAACCATCAAACAACCCAAATGCGACCAAAAAGCGGCATTTTACGCAGGCTGTGCGCTGGATTTTGTTTATCCAGACGCTGGTGTGGCGATTGTGAAGATTTTAAATAAAGCAGGCATTGAAGTGTTGTTCCCAGAAGAGCAATCCTGCTGTGGTATTCCACACTGGGGAAGTGGCTCGTTTGATATGGCAGCGGACGCCGCAGAGCGCAATATCTTGCCACTGTTAGAGGGCAATCCTGATTATGTGGTGGTCAGTTGTGCCAGTTGTACGACTGCGTTGAAAAAAGAGTGGGCGAAAATCCTGAAAGATCAACACCGAGAATCATTAATTCCAGAGGCAAATAAAGTTGCATCAAAAACCTATATGTTTACCGAACTGGTCGATAAACTCATCAAAGAAAAACGCTTGACGCCTAAAGAAGGCATGGAACTTCACACACTCACCTACCATGATTCGTGCCATGCTAAGCGTCATGTGGGGCTTTCCAAAGAGCCACGCGATGCGCTCAGTGCGGCAGGTTATGAGATTAAAGAGATGAATGAGTGCGATACGTGTTGCGGTATGGGCGGTTCTTACACCATCAAACAACCTGAGATTTCGATGCAAATGCTCAAACGTAAACTCGAAAACATCGAAGCAACAGGTGCGGAATTTGTCTCCGCTGAGTGTCCAGGCTGTTTGATTCAATTACGAGGCGGGTTGGATAAATCAGGCTCCAAAATCAAAGCCATTCATCCTGCGGAACTCATGGTCGATAAGTTCAAATAA
- a CDS encoding ferritin family protein, which produces MREYETYKCSKCGNEVEVQHVGGGKLTCCGQAMECVTTNLTAVNLMKAFAGESQARNKYDLFADIAQEEGWHAVARHFREAAENEKWHARAEFKAYHKLVDGAETEITLKNLDSAMAGENYEHTTMYPNFAKIAEEEGHKELARLFNAIGKVEVEHEREYKALQDAMRADGFFEDEEEEIWVCEVCGHIHRGKKAPKACPLCKVGQEYFKRQDLGI; this is translated from the coding sequence ATGAGAGAGTACGAAACGTATAAATGCAGTAAATGTGGCAATGAAGTAGAGGTTCAGCACGTAGGCGGCGGTAAGCTTACCTGTTGTGGGCAAGCAATGGAGTGTGTGACCACTAATTTGACAGCGGTTAATTTAATGAAAGCCTTTGCAGGGGAATCTCAAGCACGTAATAAATACGATTTATTTGCAGATATTGCGCAAGAAGAGGGTTGGCATGCAGTTGCTCGTCATTTTAGAGAAGCAGCAGAAAATGAAAAATGGCACGCACGTGCAGAATTCAAAGCATACCACAAATTGGTCGATGGGGCTGAGACTGAGATTACACTCAAAAACCTTGATAGTGCAATGGCAGGTGAAAATTATGAGCATACAACGATGTATCCAAATTTTGCCAAAATTGCTGAAGAAGAGGGACACAAAGAGCTTGCCCGTCTTTTTAACGCTATTGGTAAAGTAGAAGTTGAACATGAACGTGAATATAAAGCGCTTCAAGATGCAATGAGAGCAGATGGTTTTTTCGAAGATGAAGAAGAAGAAATTTGGGTGTGTGAAGTGTGTGGGCACATTCATAGAGGTAAAAAAGCACCTAAAGCCTGTCCTTTGTGTAAGGTAGGACAAGAATACTTTAAACGTCAAGATTTAGGTATTTAA
- a CDS encoding menaquinone biosynthesis decarboxylase → MQRIIELLRENNLLRIIDEALDIDLEIPHLAYIEVKKEDSKALLFTKPVSKRLSKSFDMPVLMNVFGSTKATELIFGKNPNDVAKQIEALMHMKPPTSFMDKVGMLGTLFNLKNALPKRLKGKGICQTKVYNAPNLYDFPILTTWSEDGGPFITMGQVYTQSLDGTKQNLGMYRLQVYDKNRLGMHWQIHKDSAHFFHEYKKAGQKMPVSIGIGGDPLYIWCGQAPMPIGMFELLLYGFIKDKSARLVKSLTNPIYVPEDVDIVIEGWVDPEKMEIEGPFGDHTGYYTLKEPYPVMDVSCITCKEKPVYQATVVGKPPLEDKYMGWATERIFLPLLKTTAPDLIDYNMPENGVFHNLILAKMNVLYPGHAKQFMHAFWGVGQMSFVKHAFFVGEDAPDLDEYDAVVDYMLNRISAKSLLISEGVCDALDHASPNALFGGKLGVDCTSGVIDAPSKILLSDEALLSRVSTLVPEIKALKQYKTQTKTPITVLAMEKSRVGKEVYEALKPLKEHLKLLVIVDASSNDIENAYMLIWRVVNNIDALRDIFIEDEFIGIDATHKTPLDGYTREWPKDTDCDQEVIKSLIKRGLIKNNPDFLKHFHI, encoded by the coding sequence ATGCAACGAATCATAGAGCTTTTACGTGAAAACAATCTTTTACGCATCATTGATGAAGCGTTGGATATTGACCTTGAAATTCCTCATTTAGCTTATATTGAGGTAAAAAAAGAGGACTCAAAAGCACTTTTATTTACGAAACCTGTGAGTAAACGACTGAGTAAAAGCTTTGATATGCCTGTATTGATGAATGTGTTTGGCTCTACGAAAGCTACCGAGCTTATTTTTGGTAAAAATCCCAATGATGTCGCAAAACAGATAGAAGCGTTAATGCATATGAAACCACCGACATCGTTTATGGATAAAGTAGGGATGTTAGGAACGCTGTTTAATTTGAAAAATGCGTTGCCTAAGCGACTAAAAGGCAAGGGGATATGCCAAACAAAAGTGTATAATGCCCCCAATTTGTATGATTTTCCTATTCTCACCACATGGAGCGAAGATGGCGGGCCTTTTATTACTATGGGGCAGGTTTATACGCAGAGCTTAGATGGAACGAAGCAAAACTTGGGGATGTACCGCCTGCAAGTGTACGATAAAAACCGCTTAGGGATGCACTGGCAGATTCATAAAGACAGTGCGCACTTTTTCCATGAGTATAAAAAAGCAGGGCAAAAAATGCCTGTGAGTATTGGAATTGGTGGTGATCCGCTTTATATTTGGTGTGGGCAAGCGCCGATGCCAATAGGCATGTTTGAGCTTTTACTCTATGGGTTTATTAAAGACAAAAGTGCAAGGTTGGTCAAGTCACTGACCAATCCGATTTATGTACCTGAAGATGTGGATATTGTCATTGAAGGGTGGGTTGACCCTGAAAAAATGGAAATTGAAGGACCTTTTGGTGATCATACAGGCTATTACACCCTTAAAGAGCCATACCCTGTGATGGATGTGAGCTGCATTACATGTAAAGAAAAACCAGTCTACCAAGCCACGGTTGTGGGCAAACCTCCGCTAGAAGATAAATACATGGGATGGGCGACAGAGCGTATTTTCTTACCGCTTTTAAAAACCACAGCACCTGATTTGATTGACTATAATATGCCTGAAAATGGCGTGTTTCATAATCTCATTTTAGCCAAGATGAATGTGCTCTATCCAGGACATGCCAAGCAGTTTATGCATGCGTTTTGGGGAGTGGGGCAGATGAGTTTTGTCAAACATGCGTTTTTTGTGGGTGAAGATGCGCCTGATTTGGACGAATATGATGCTGTAGTGGACTATATGCTCAATCGCATCAGCGCAAAATCACTTCTTATCAGTGAAGGAGTATGTGACGCACTGGATCATGCTTCACCCAATGCGCTTTTTGGTGGAAAATTAGGAGTGGATTGTACGAGTGGGGTGATAGATGCTCCTTCTAAAATACTTTTAAGTGACGAAGCACTGTTAAGTCGTGTAAGCACTTTAGTCCCTGAAATCAAAGCACTTAAACAGTATAAAACGCAAACGAAGACGCCGATTACTGTTTTGGCAATGGAAAAGAGTAGAGTAGGAAAAGAGGTCTATGAAGCCTTGAAACCTTTAAAAGAGCATCTAAAACTTTTGGTCATTGTGGATGCTTCGAGCAATGATATAGAAAATGCCTACATGCTAATTTGGCGTGTGGTCAATAATATTGATGCATTGCGTGATATTTTCATTGAAGATGAATTTATCGGCATTGATGCGACCCATAAAACACCTCTTGATGGTTACACCAGAGAGTGGCCAAAAGATACGGATTGTGACCAAGAGGTTATAAAATCCCTTATCAAGCGTGGTCTGATTAAAAATAACCCAGATTTTTTAAAACATTTCCATATTTAG
- the hemC gene encoding hydroxymethylbilane synthase — MKKLIIATRGSKLALWQSEFVKAELEKAHPGLEVELSVMMTKGDKILDTPLAKIGGKGLFTKELEEAMLRGEAHIAVHSLKDVPMEFPKGLKLGVITKREDVRDAMLSEKYGCLEELPQGAVVGTTSLRRRMQLLSLRPDLVIKNLRGNVNTRIRKLKEGEFDAIILATAGINRLGLASEVRYFSPISKEHIIPASGQAALGIEIVDDAEVEDLVSVLNDADAIVETMVERDFVTLLEGGCQVPIGVNAQVFGDFLHVKAIIGLPDGSEMISEAMSGTRADFVTLGKALAQKVIDKGAKELLERAEKIALSEIF; from the coding sequence ATGAAAAAATTGATTATTGCAACGCGTGGAAGTAAACTTGCCCTTTGGCAGTCAGAATTTGTCAAAGCAGAACTTGAAAAAGCCCATCCTGGTTTAGAAGTAGAGCTTTCTGTCATGATGACAAAAGGCGATAAGATTTTAGATACGCCATTGGCTAAAATTGGGGGAAAAGGACTGTTTACCAAAGAGCTTGAAGAGGCGATGCTTCGAGGTGAAGCGCACATTGCCGTACACAGTCTTAAAGATGTGCCTATGGAGTTTCCCAAAGGTTTAAAGCTAGGTGTGATAACCAAACGTGAAGATGTAAGAGATGCCATGCTTTCTGAAAAATATGGGTGTTTGGAAGAGTTACCACAAGGTGCAGTTGTTGGTACAACCAGTCTAAGACGCCGTATGCAATTGCTCTCTCTTCGCCCTGATTTAGTCATTAAAAATCTTCGTGGCAATGTCAATACACGTATTCGAAAGCTCAAAGAGGGTGAATTTGATGCCATTATTTTAGCAACAGCAGGGATTAATCGTTTGGGGTTAGCTTCAGAGGTTCGTTATTTTAGTCCTATCTCCAAAGAGCATATTATCCCTGCGTCTGGGCAAGCCGCATTGGGGATTGAAATTGTGGATGATGCTGAAGTAGAGGATTTGGTTTCTGTCTTAAATGATGCCGATGCTATCGTTGAGACTATGGTTGAGCGTGACTTTGTAACCCTTTTAGAGGGTGGGTGTCAAGTGCCCATCGGTGTAAATGCTCAAGTCTTTGGTGATTTTTTACATGTAAAGGCAATTATTGGACTTCCTGATGGCTCTGAAATGATAAGTGAAGCGATGAGTGGCACACGTGCGGATTTTGTAACACTGGGTAAAGCCTTAGCGCAAAAGGTGATTGATAAAGGGGCTAAAGAGTTGCTTGAACGTGCTGAGAAAATAGCCCTCAGTGAAATTTTTTAA
- a CDS encoding FxsA family protein produces the protein MKYFLIYLFLEVMVSVNIASVIGAFSSFIEIIFSAIIGFVLLANMRMTLMQNMNALMQGEISLESFERLNLWALFGAFLLILPGFLSDIVGLLLQFSAFATLMASKFLHVNKQTPHFEHKRKHLKEEEIIDVEVIDDPHAK, from the coding sequence GTGAAATATTTTCTAATCTATCTTTTTTTAGAAGTGATGGTAAGTGTAAACATCGCTTCTGTCATTGGGGCATTTTCAAGTTTTATTGAGATTATTTTCTCTGCTATCATTGGCTTTGTTTTGTTAGCCAATATGCGTATGACCTTAATGCAAAATATGAATGCTTTGATGCAAGGAGAGATTAGTTTAGAGTCGTTTGAACGTCTGAACCTCTGGGCACTGTTTGGAGCATTTTTACTCATTTTACCTGGTTTTTTAAGTGACATTGTGGGACTCTTGTTACAATTTAGTGCCTTTGCAACACTGATGGCTTCAAAGTTTTTACATGTAAACAAGCAAACGCCTCATTTTGAGCATAAGCGTAAACACTTGAAAGAGGAGGAGATTATTGATGTTGAAGTTATTGATGATCCTCATGCTAAGTAG
- a CDS encoding proline--tRNA ligase, whose product MKFSKLYAPTTKDAPKDATLPSHQFLVRAGFISQVGSGLYNFLPMGKIVLDKIRTIVKEEMDATGAQEIQMGVVSPAELWKQSGRYDVFGKELCRIKDRKENEFVLGPTHEEVVVDVVRNRINSYKQLPLHLYQITTKFRDEARPRFGLLRGREFIMKDGYSFHEDEASMKAEFEVMEQTYTNIFNRLGLDFRAVEADSGAIGGSGSKEFMVLAQNGEDDIVVCEQCSYAANIEAAKRAPKITTLEAPEANLSKFKTPDMKTIEDVCNFFKVDAFYSIKAVVKKAIYIDKEEVVVFFVRGNDELQETKAQNACAALDLVDASLEEVERAGLKAGFIGPVGLECVKFYIDLELKEAKSLICGANETDYHMVGVGMFNFKEERYADLVAVKEGDICACCGGRLGITKGIEVGHIFQLGQKYAKAMGATFLDKNGKAQPFYMGCYGVGVSRLVAVMIEASHDEKGCIWNKQTAPYLLDIIVSNSKDEAQSAYAEEIYSALKQERLSVLLDDRNERFGFKMKDYELIGLPYALIVGKELEEGFVEIVERKSLEKTVVKKEEALARLQELLA is encoded by the coding sequence ATGAAGTTTTCGAAATTATATGCGCCAACAACCAAAGATGCACCAAAGGATGCGACACTTCCAAGTCATCAATTTTTAGTACGTGCTGGATTTATTTCACAAGTAGGCAGTGGGCTTTACAATTTTCTACCTATGGGTAAAATCGTTCTGGATAAAATTAGAACCATTGTGAAAGAAGAGATGGATGCCACAGGCGCTCAAGAAATTCAAATGGGAGTGGTAAGCCCTGCTGAACTTTGGAAACAAAGCGGACGTTATGATGTCTTTGGCAAAGAGTTGTGTCGTATTAAAGATAGAAAAGAGAATGAGTTTGTGCTCGGACCAACACACGAAGAGGTAGTGGTAGATGTGGTGCGCAATCGCATTAACAGCTACAAACAGCTCCCTTTGCACTTGTACCAAATTACCACAAAATTTAGAGATGAGGCACGTCCTCGTTTTGGGCTTTTACGAGGTCGAGAATTCATTATGAAAGATGGCTACAGCTTTCATGAGGATGAAGCGAGCATGAAAGCCGAATTTGAGGTGATGGAGCAAACCTACACAAACATCTTCAACCGTTTAGGACTTGATTTTAGAGCGGTTGAAGCCGATAGCGGTGCTATTGGTGGAAGTGGCAGTAAAGAGTTTATGGTCTTAGCGCAAAACGGTGAAGATGACATTGTGGTGTGTGAGCAGTGTTCCTATGCTGCGAACATTGAAGCGGCCAAACGTGCGCCTAAAATAACCACGCTTGAAGCGCCTGAAGCCAATCTTTCAAAGTTTAAAACACCCGATATGAAAACGATTGAAGATGTGTGTAACTTCTTTAAAGTCGATGCATTTTACAGCATTAAAGCCGTGGTTAAAAAAGCGATATACATTGACAAAGAAGAAGTTGTGGTTTTCTTTGTAAGAGGCAACGATGAATTGCAAGAGACCAAAGCGCAAAATGCGTGTGCTGCGCTTGATTTAGTGGATGCCAGTCTTGAAGAGGTCGAACGTGCAGGACTCAAAGCAGGCTTTATTGGACCTGTAGGGTTAGAATGTGTAAAATTTTACATAGATTTAGAACTCAAAGAAGCCAAAAGTCTTATTTGTGGTGCAAATGAAACCGATTACCACATGGTGGGTGTGGGTATGTTTAACTTCAAAGAGGAGCGATACGCCGACCTTGTTGCCGTAAAAGAGGGCGATATATGTGCATGTTGTGGTGGAAGACTTGGCATTACTAAAGGAATTGAAGTAGGGCATATTTTCCAACTCGGTCAAAAATACGCCAAAGCGATGGGCGCAACCTTTTTAGATAAAAATGGCAAAGCACAACCTTTTTACATGGGATGTTATGGTGTGGGTGTGAGTCGTTTGGTTGCGGTGATGATTGAAGCAAGCCATGATGAAAAAGGGTGTATTTGGAACAAGCAAACCGCTCCTTATCTACTCGATATTATTGTCTCTAATAGCAAAGATGAGGCACAAAGTGCGTATGCTGAAGAGATTTATAGTGCTTTGAAACAAGAGCGTTTAAGTGTGCTTTTAGATGATAGAAATGAGCGTTTTGGCTTTAAAATGAAAGATTATGAACTCATAGGCTTGCCGTATGCGCTTATCGTTGGTAAAGAGCTAGAAGAGGGCTTTGTGGAGATTGTTGAGCGCAAAAGTTTGGAAAAAACCGTGGTTAAAAAAGAAGAAGCCCTTGCTAGGTTACAGGAACTTTTAGCGTGA
- the hemA gene encoding glutamyl-tRNA reductase translates to MHYLTISFTHKNTDISIREKLAFNTEEKSRHFMAALIACEPVNEVILLSTCNRVEVIASVVDCQVSLHTIFDLLSDISTLSREELEGRADIYEDNGAIHHLFSVCSSLDSLVVGETQIAGQLKDAFKFAFENGYCAQKLGRAMHHAFRCAAEVRSRTDISKSPVSVSSVAVSKAKDLLGNIGGLTALVIGAGEMSQLAAKHLIASGVNIIIINRNLEHAQALASELGELATVAPYAKLTEYINRYRLVFSATGAPHSVITDDMVEEREFSRYWFDIAVPRDIEVHEHKDLHVYAVDDLEEIVIKNMSLREEQATIAYRIVGRSTMDFFKWLQSMCVDPIIKEIRDHAKECAIQELEKAIKKGYIPESLYEHVSKVMHHAFNSFLHSPTKNLKDVAEKPEADTVVQAVQYIFNINEDQTKRMNLYKCEYQMGVK, encoded by the coding sequence ATGCACTACCTTACCATTAGTTTTACGCATAAGAATACCGATATTTCCATTCGTGAGAAATTAGCCTTTAATACGGAAGAGAAGAGTCGACATTTTATGGCAGCCTTAATTGCCTGTGAGCCTGTTAACGAAGTCATTTTACTTTCTACATGTAATCGGGTTGAAGTGATTGCCAGTGTGGTAGATTGTCAAGTCTCTTTGCATACTATTTTTGATCTTTTAAGCGATATTTCAACGCTTTCACGTGAAGAGTTAGAGGGCAGGGCTGACATTTATGAAGATAATGGAGCGATTCATCATCTCTTTAGTGTGTGTTCTTCTTTGGACAGTCTGGTTGTGGGTGAAACACAAATTGCGGGGCAGCTCAAAGATGCGTTTAAATTTGCCTTTGAAAATGGCTACTGTGCGCAAAAACTAGGTCGTGCCATGCACCATGCATTTCGCTGTGCCGCAGAAGTGCGTAGTCGTACAGACATCTCCAAAAGTCCTGTTTCCGTCTCGAGTGTGGCTGTAAGTAAAGCGAAAGATTTACTAGGCAACATAGGTGGTTTAACAGCGCTTGTCATTGGTGCGGGGGAGATGAGCCAGTTAGCCGCAAAGCATCTCATTGCAAGTGGTGTCAATATTATTATTATTAACCGCAACCTTGAACACGCACAAGCCTTAGCCTCTGAATTAGGCGAACTTGCCACAGTCGCTCCTTATGCTAAGCTTACTGAATATATTAACCGCTACCGTTTGGTCTTTTCTGCCACAGGTGCCCCGCACAGTGTGATTACCGATGATATGGTTGAAGAGCGAGAGTTCTCACGCTATTGGTTTGATATAGCAGTCCCTCGTGATATTGAAGTGCATGAACATAAAGATTTGCATGTGTATGCTGTGGATGACCTTGAAGAAATTGTGATTAAAAATATGTCCTTAAGAGAAGAGCAAGCGACAATTGCGTATCGCATTGTAGGCCGCTCCACGATGGACTTTTTTAAATGGCTTCAGAGTATGTGTGTGGACCCTATTATTAAAGAGATACGTGATCATGCAAAAGAGTGTGCTATCCAAGAGCTTGAAAAAGCCATCAAAAAAGGGTATATCCCTGAGTCCTTGTATGAGCATGTCTCAAAAGTCATGCACCATGCCTTTAACTCCTTTTTGCACTCTCCAACCAAAAATCTTAAAGATGTCGCTGAAAAGCCAGAAGCCGATACGGTGGTTCAAGCCGTTCAATATATTTTTAATATCAACGAAGATCAGACCAAACGCATGAATTTATATAAATGTGAATACCAAATGGGAGTGAAGTAA
- a CDS encoding polyprenyl synthetase family protein produces MLEKVENLMVEMVSSLGDKRSVELLHRVPKGKRLRAKLILKIAGVSEVSLKLAAIVELIHAASLLHDDVIDDALSRRGEKSINALFGNKTAIMLGDILYSKGFSELTTMPHEVAYTLSNAVALLSVGELLDVELSHAFNANEALYFDMIYKKTASLIEASAKAAALLCGKKGDIYALYGKNLGLAFQIIDDILDITQSSEVLGKPSLNDFKEGKTTLPYLYMYRRLNAEDQTYLCSLFQTELNETQSLWIKTKMHETNALNDSIAYAKALGFEALDAIKDEEDLGLCSIMKEMIERNF; encoded by the coding sequence GTGTTAGAAAAAGTTGAAAACTTAATGGTAGAAATGGTCTCCTCTTTGGGAGATAAACGGAGTGTTGAACTCTTACACAGGGTTCCAAAAGGGAAGCGTTTACGTGCAAAGTTAATCTTGAAAATCGCAGGGGTAAGTGAGGTTTCTTTGAAACTTGCTGCTATTGTAGAGTTGATTCATGCTGCAAGTTTACTGCACGATGATGTGATTGATGATGCCTTGAGCAGACGTGGGGAAAAGTCTATTAATGCACTCTTTGGCAATAAGACTGCCATTATGTTAGGCGATATTCTCTATTCTAAAGGCTTTAGCGAACTGACCACGATGCCACATGAAGTTGCGTATACACTTTCCAATGCGGTTGCCCTTTTGTCAGTGGGAGAACTTTTGGATGTTGAACTCTCACACGCTTTTAATGCCAATGAAGCGCTTTATTTTGACATGATTTATAAAAAAACAGCCTCTTTAATTGAAGCATCTGCAAAAGCTGCTGCTCTTCTTTGCGGCAAAAAAGGTGATATTTATGCGCTTTATGGTAAAAATTTAGGCTTAGCGTTTCAAATTATTGATGATATTTTAGATATAACCCAAAGCAGTGAAGTGCTTGGAAAACCTTCATTAAATGATTTTAAAGAAGGCAAAACGACCTTGCCATATCTTTACATGTACCGTCGTTTGAATGCTGAAGATCAAACCTATTTATGCTCATTATTTCAAACAGAACTCAATGAAACACAAAGCCTTTGGATTAAAACAAAAATGCACGAAACCAATGCTTTAAATGATTCAATTGCGTATGCAAAAGCATTAGGATTTGAAGCCTTAGATGCAATAAAAGATGAAGAAGATTTGGGATTATGTTCCATTATGAAAGAGATGATTGAGAGGAATTTTTAA
- a CDS encoding DUF2018 family protein yields the protein MVYEDDDDFLMGTPQSKFFDILFHANRELVKNKLLQCIDRYNAMELLLEKTLGEAVLEEQIQGTLLGNPDAILERNNNLFIALMGDILSQNE from the coding sequence ATGGTATACGAAGATGACGATGATTTTTTAATGGGAACACCGCAAAGTAAATTTTTTGATATTCTTTTTCACGCAAACAGAGAACTTGTTAAAAATAAACTGCTACAATGCATCGACAGGTATAACGCTATGGAGCTTTTATTGGAAAAAACTCTGGGCGAAGCGGTATTAGAAGAGCAGATTCAAGGCACACTTTTGGGCAATCCCGATGCTATTTTAGAGCGCAATAATAATCTCTTTATTGCATTGATGGGAGATATTTTAAGCCAAAATGAGTAA